In the genome of Archaeoglobus neptunius, the window AACGGACGGTGTGGGGAAGGTTGCTGACAGAAACGAGTGCGAGATATACAGCCTTCTAAATCCGAGACCTGTTAGAATGAAAATGGCCAGAGAGATAGTAAAGGAAGTGAACGAGAGATACAAGACGCTTCCATTCGCCAAGAGGTGGCTGAACAAGGCTCCAGAAATCATAATCTCCAGACTCGCAAGAGAGGGTATTTTAAGAGCCTATCCCGTGCTCACAGAAGTAAGCGGTGGATTGGTGAGCCAGTGGGAGCACACGCTTATAGTTGAGGAAGGAGGAGCAACCATAACAACTAGATAACTCCTGCTCTTTCCAGCAATTCTGTATCTTCCAGCACTTCCTTACCGCCTGCAGCCTCAACCCTGTGTTCAAGATTGAGAAGTACGAATCTGTCCACAAGTCTGGCCGCAACATCCAGCTCATGGGTTGCTATTACGAGAGTGCCTTTGTAGCTTTCCAGAATTTTCATTATCTGTCTTTTAGTTTTCCCATCGACGTAGGCTGTGGGCTCGTCAAGAAATAGAACTTCCGGGCTGTAAATTAAAACACTGGCTATCTCAACCTTCTTTTTCTCCCCGCCGCTCAGCCTGAAGGGTGGCTTTTCAAGAACGTGGGTTATTCCAAATATCCCTGCAAACCGGTTTACGGCTCTTTCCATTTCTTCGTCACTCCATTCAAGCTGTCTGGGGACGTACAGGAGCTCGTCCCTTACACTCGGATTGAAGAGAAAATCATCGGGGTTCTGGAAAACAACACCCACACGCCTTCTGATCTCCTCAATGTTTTTCTTGTCAGGGGTTTTCCCGAAAATTCTGATCCTGCCTTC includes:
- a CDS encoding energy-coupling factor ABC transporter ATP-binding protein, with translation MIEAENVSYDYPDGSVGVRDVSIEISEGERIGLIGANGSGKSTLILLLAGLVRPKEGRIRIFGKTPDKKNIEEIRRRVGVVFQNPDDFLFNPSVRDELLYVPRQLEWSDEEMERAVNRFAGIFGITHVLEKPPFRLSGGEKKKVEIASVLIYSPEVLFLDEPTAYVDGKTKRQIMKILESYKGTLVIATHELDVAARLVDRFVLLNLEHRVEAAGGKEVLEDTELLERAGVI